AGCTCACCTGTACTGGGAGGAGATCAGCTCACCTGTACTGGGCCTCTCCTGCCCTGAGGAGATGAGCTCACCTGTACTGGGAGGAGACCAGCTCACCTGTACTGGGAGGAGATGAGCTCACCTGTACTGGGAGGAGACCAGCTCACCTGTACTGGGAGGAGATGAGCTCACCTGTACTGGGAGGAGATGAGCTCACCTGTACTGGGAGGAGATGAGCTCATCTGTACTGGGCCTCTCCTGCCCTGAGGAGATGAGCTCACCTGTCCTGGCCTCTCCTGCCCTGAGGCGCTCCTGTCCTGGGCCTCTCCTGCCCTGAGGCGCTCCTGTCCTAGGCCTCTCTTGCCCTGAGGCGCTCCTGTACTGGGCCTCTCCTGCCCTGAGGCGCTCCTGTCCTGGGCCTCTCCTGCCCTGAGGCGCTCCTGTCCTGGGCCTCTCCTGCCCTGAGGCGCTCCTGTACTGGGCCTCTCCTGCCCTGAGGCGCTCCTGTACTGGGCCTCTCCTGCCCTGAGGCGCTCCTGTACTGGGCCTCTCCTGCCCTGAGGCGCTCCTGTACTGGGCCTCTCCTGCCCTGAGGCGCTCCTGTACTGGGCCTCTCCTGCCCTGAGGCGCTCCTGTACGGGGCCTCTCCTGCCCTGAGGCGCTCCTGTACTGGGCCTCTCCTGCCCTGAGGCGCTCCTGTACTGGGCCTCTCCTGCCCTGAGGCGCTCCTGTACTGGGCCTCTCCTGCCCTGAGGCGCTCCTGTACTGGGCCTCTCCTGCCCTGAGGCGCTCCTGTACTGGGCCTCTCCTGCCCTGAGGCGCTCCTGTACTGGCTCAGCCCCAGACGACTCAACGCTCTTCAGTCGACAGCGGTCCTCAAGCAGCGGTCAAGTGTGTTTGAGACACTTTGGTTTCACTCCGCTCTGCCAGCCACTACTCATCTCTGATGATATACTCAAGAGGCCATCACCTCCTCttaccctcctctcccctctccttctgttCCCCTACTCCTCGTCTCcttatcctctcctcttcatcatcccctcctcctcttcctcctcctcctcccctcctctccacctactcctctcccctcctcctctctctgtctccccctccctcactttcctctctgtctcttcctgtaAAGTATGGATCACATATAAACTGAGGACGATCACTCTGCAGCCTCTGGGCGGATCCATGAGCCTACAGCTCCTCATTCCAGAAGGTCTCCTCTATGTCCTCATTCCAGAAGGTCTCCTCTATGTCCTCAGTCCAGAaggtctcctctgtcctccgtccagaaggtctcctctgtcctccgtccagaaggtctcctctatgtcctcagtccagaaggtctcctctatgtcctcagtccagaaggtctcctctatgtcctcagtccagaaggtctcctctatgtcctcagtccagaaggtctcctctgtcctcagtcCAGAaagtctcctctgtcctccgtccagaaggtctcctctgtcctcagtcCAGAAGGTCTCCTCTATGTCCTCAGTCCAGAAGGTCTCCTCTATGTCCTCAGTCAGAaggtctcctctgtcctcagtccagaaggtctcctctatgtcctcagtccagaaggtctcctctgtcctcattCCAGAAGGTCTCCTCTATGTCCTCAGTCAGAAGGTCTCCTCTATGACCTCAGTCCAGAAGGTCTCCTCTATGTCCTCAGTCCAGAAGGTCTCCTCTATGTCCTCAGTCCAGAAGGTCTCCTCTATGTCCTCAGTCAGAaggtctcctctgtcctcagtcCAGAAGGTCTCCTCTATGTCCTCAGTCCAGAAGGTCTCCTATGTCCTCAGTCCAGAAGGTCTCCGCTATGTCCTCAGTCAGAAGGTCTCCTCTATGGCCTCAGTCCAGAAGGTCTCCTCTATGTCCTCAGTCCAGAaggtctcctctgtcctcagtcCAGAAGGTCTCCTCTATGTCCTCAGTCCAGAAGGTCTCATCTATGTCCTCAGTCCAGAAGGTCTCCTCTATGTCCTCAGTCAGAAGGTCTCCTCTCCTCGGTCCAGAAGGTCTCCTCTATGTCCTCAGTCCAGAAGGTCTCCTCTATGTCCTCAGTCCAGAAGGTCTCCTCTATGTCCTCAGTCAGAaggtctcctctgtcctcagtcAGAaggtctcctctgtcctccgtccagaaggtctcctctgtcctcagtcAGAAGGTCTCCTCTATGTCCTCAGTCCAGAAGGTCTCCTCTATGTCCTCAGTCAGAaggtctcctctgtcctcagtcAGAAGGTCTCCTCTATGTCCTCAGTCAGAAGGTCTCCTCTCAGTCCCCAGTCCAGAGACGGGCTCGACGCTAAGCGCAGCGTAAGCTACGTTTAGCTTGGGGATTAGCCGCGGCGGCCGGGGGAACCGGCCCGTACCGGAACCCGGCGGCTGGGAGAACCTCCGACCCAGAGACAGCGGGCGGAGTGTCAGAACACGGCTGGTTGTGACTTCCCGATTTGAGGCCCGTCTTGATTGGCCGCCCGACTGTTGACCCAGCATGCCGAGCGGTGATGCTGGCGGCCGTAGCCTTGGCGTTCCTCGGCTATCTCACAGTAAACACACGCTGTTTGGGAACGCCTCCCTCCGTACCCGAGCACAGGCCTGGGAAGAGTTGAACTCAGgacattatacacacactcacacacacacgtacacacacacactcacactcactcacactcacacccacccacacacacacacacacacacacacacacacacacacacacacacacatacacacacctccctctaGCCTCTCTTTCTTGTCACTATTTTGAAgtttgtgtctcctctctctctctctctctctctctctctctctctctctctctctctctctctctctctctctctctctctctctctctctttctctgtctctctctctctctctgtctctctctctctctctcttctctctctctctctctctatctgtctctctctctctctctctatctgtctctctctctctctctctctctctctgtctctctctctctctctgtctctctctctctctctctctctctctctctctctctctctctctctctctctctctctctctctctctctctctctctctctctctcatgttgaTTGTTGCAGTTCCTCCAGGAGTGTCGGTAGTTTGATAAAGGTGCGGTCTGGCCACCTCTCCTTGATAACGACCTTGATAACAACTCTGTCCCGCCCCCAACTGGGAGGGGCTCAGATTCCATGAAGTGggaatagagtggcgaagtcccgccccttccggtagagccatTTGGACCTCTGAGAtagtaaaatatgaatgggtttcaatggagagaaattaattattttctggtcccagtctttatatgccctggattacacatatgtcgtttgtggatttaaatgataagtTTTCATGCAAAGGAAACTAAAAAATTTCACGAAGAAGTTTGATagtgttaggttttgtgtgaggccgctttgtgaactacagctcgtCGCAGCTCTCAACgagaatgatatacgtcaccaccactctggtacAGGCATGgtgatctctctgctccacttcaccagttttttccaaggggatgATAAAAGCATCAAAATAGGTGAAAAATATTATAAGTTGGGGCATGTTGAGAGTTTccgttatgccgatggggagattgtcggtcttgtccacgccagtcgcagggagcgtgacgtcacgtacgagacatgtagtctttctcattgggttttctctacagcctttaactgaacaattgcacaataaacggtcaaactcttgccGTGAAAAATGTAAAGTGCTTTACAGGAACAAACATGATTCAAATGACTCAACGTTGTTACACAACTGAGGACAACTCTTCTGACCTCTCACTGATGTCAGTCCTGAGTCAGACGGCCCCGCCCGCCTTCTCTGATACCGCAAGGTGACCACCCCCCGCTGGCTAAGCCCCTCCTTCTCACCTGTCACCTTCTGGCAGTGGGCCGGCCACACCCTCGTCCAGACGCTAGATAAGAGCTGGGCGTGAGTCACGTTGCTCAGACTGATGACGTGTGCCCTCTTACAGAGGGGAGAACGGGTCCATCATGTAGAGCTGCAGCACACAGAACTTGATCTAGATCTAGAAGACCTAGTTCCTCAACCCCAGGGCAAAAACAACCATCAACTGCCATCAGGCGGTACTCAGAGATAATGGATTTAAATACCACAAAGGATAAGTAGAAAATAATACAAAGAtcaagaataaataaaatagaagaCAAAATAAACACGATGAAATGAACCATAGAGAGCCTGGAGCCTGAAGCCTGAAGCCGGCCTGACTGGGTTTCAGACGGTTGAATCCATTCCGTCCTTAGATGGAGAGATATGAGACCCACCAACAGGGAGTGTAAACAGAACCACGGGCTTGTAGGGTTACCAGGACTGCAGGACGAGTCCTCTCtctgttcagagagagagagtactcctctctctctctgaacagagagagagaggagtcctCTCTCTgaacagaggacagagagaggagtcctTTCTCTCGATgttcagagagaggaaggagtcCTCTCTCTGTTAAGAGGAGAGCAGGATgagtcctctctctgtcctctctctgttcAGAGGAGAGCTGGACGAGTCCTCTCTCTGTTCAGATAGagtactcctctctctctctgaacatcGAGAGAGAGGACTCATCCTGCTCTCCtttgaacagagagagagaggagtactctctctgtcctctgttcAGAGAGaggactcctctctctctgaacatagagagggaggagtcCTCTCTCTGTTCAGAGGAGAGCTGGatgagtcctctctctctatgggcAGTGTAGCTCTGCCTGCTCCTGGTGGTTCATCCTGTAGTAGAAACACGAAGGTGTTCCTCCCTCTGTCCATGTCCAACGCATGAAGAGAGACTCATGGAACAGCTGCTgacagacacgtgtgtgtgtgtgtgtgtgtgtgtgtgtgtgtgtgtgtgtgtgtgtgtgtgtgtgtgtgtgtgtgtgtgtgtgtgtgtgtgtgtgtgtgtgtgtgtgtgtgtattagcgtCAGTGGCCTGGTGCACTCATGAGTTGTCTGCTAAATTGTGTCTTCATACCATCATtcatacacagtatatatacgtgtgtgtgcgtgtgtgtttgcatgtgtgaacATGCTAGTCCACGTCAGCCATGCACTGAACACATACACTGAAAAGAAATGCCTTGCTCAAGACAGAAGATGATTCAAACCAGAGACTCCTGGCTCCTCTTAAACACTGAACCGTGCACGCTCACTCCTGACATGTAcatgtgtacagtatgtgtacatgtgtatagtcttgtgtacagtatgtgtactTGTGTACTGCAGGTGTCTCTCAGCAGCACACATCTCCTGTGAAACAGAGAGCACCTTTCTGTCTGCTGACACACGTGTACACGCactagcaaacacacactcacacatccattTTCATAGGCGCAAAGGCgctctaacacaaacacacatcacttTCACTGCCCTGCAATAAAAAGTTTATACACTTTTTATTACAACCCATGAATTGTTCTtgttctcttcctgtctgtgtatctctgatgctccctttgtctctctctctcccttccctctctcccctctctatccctccctctctatccctccctctctctctctcccccccccctctctctctctctctctctctctctctctctctctctctctctctctctctctctctttcccccccccctctctctctctctctctcttctctctctctctctctctctctctctctctctctctctctctctctctgttttttggAGCTGAACTCTGTCAGCACTTCTCTCGTTTCTCCCATCTTCCAACTACTGAGTCGGAGAGGTGGGTTATCCGGCAGCTgtttgttctcctcctcctctccacacctctcctccccactcctctcctcctctccccctcctctcctcctcctgttctctgGTTCTCGCTGGGAGCCCTTGTTTGAGATCTTCCTGTTGTGTCTGACGAGCTGACAGGACGTTCTGCTGACCTAATAGGGAGCGCAGGAGCCCAGCGGAGAACACAGAACCCAGCAGAGAACAGGGAACCAAGCTGAGAACACAGAACCCAGCAGAGAACACAGAACCCAGCAGAGAACAGGGAAACAAGCAGAGAACACAGAACCCAGCAGAGAACAGGGAACCAAGCTGAGAACACAGAACCCAGCAGAGAACAGGGAACCAAACTGAGAACACAGTACCCAGCAGAGAACACAGAACCCAGCAGAGAACAGGGAACCAAACTGAGAACACAgtacccacccccctcccatcccgcTGCACCGCGGCCTCACGGTTTCCCTGCTTCCTCCCTTTCAGACGCAGCTtgatccaagatggcggaccGCTTCGACTGCGCCCACTGCAAGGAGTCCCTGTACGGCCGCAAGTACATCCAGTCGGAGGAGCGGCCTCACTGCATCCCCTGCTACGACAGCCTCTTCTCCAACACCTGCGACGAGTGCAAGGAGCTCATCGCCCACGACGCCCGGGTGAGGGGGTCACTGATGAGTCTGGTTCGGTTCAGTCCTTTAACGACGTTGTTCTCTCTGGGTTCAGTCACATGTCCTTCAGGAGAGGTTGACACACGGGATGTTAAAGGGGGGATATCATGCTGTTTTGACTTTTCCATTTGCTTTAGACTGTTATATgacgtgtatgtgtacatacacGTCATATAACTGTCGTGAACcatgtatgtgtacatggtTCACGTCTGCTAAGCAAGAAAAACTCAGTCcgagccagggggagtattcGCGCCACCCAGACCGCCCCTCAATGAGGGCGGGAAACAGCTCGTTGGCGCTCACTTTACTTCCTGACGGTGGGACGTCAGTGTGCAGTGGTCGGTGCTGAAGTGCGCAAGTCCCGGTTACCCGCTATTTTTACAGCTTCTGGGGGGGTTGAATTTgccgacacacatacaaagcgttcgaccaatcacagcagacctGGTTACTCGGGAGGCGGTCCTTAAATCGCCATGATACAGAACTGATCGTTTTTGAAAGACGCTGAAATTGATTTCGCAGAAATTAAGTGTGTGCGATTAATAAGCGGTGTTTTTAGTACACAGGCATGTCATCCTATTCTGGTAGTACCCCCAAATTAAATTATAAACCCTATGTGGCTGATCTGGCTGAGGGCATGCCACTCAGGGTGGCTGCTGTTAGTGACTGGTCCTCATTACTGGATGCTGGGTTTCTATTGGTCGACTGCGGTGGATGCTGGGTTTCTATTGGTCGACTGCGGTGGATGCTGGGTTTCTATTGGTCGACTGCGGTGGATGCTGGGTTTCTATAGGTCGACTGCGGTGGATGCTGGGTTTCTATTGGTCGACTGCGGTGGATGCTGGGTTTCTATTGGTCGACTGCGGTGGATGCTGGGTTTCTATTGGTCGACTGCGGTGGATGCTGGGTTTCTATTGGTCGACTGCGGTGGATGCTGGGTTTCTATTGGTCGACTGCGGTGGATGCTGGGTTTCTATTGGTCGACTGCGGTGGATGCTGGGTTTCTATAGGTCGACTGCGGTGCAACGCGTTAAAGGCTGCTTCCACACGCAGTCATACCCTCAACCTGCACTGACTGTAAACCCGTTGAGTCGCAGGTCGTAAAGCGGCCCCTGTGAAGGGAGGTCTGCTGGGCCCTGGAATCAAGGCAACGGGATCCTGCTTTAATAGGACAACTCCTGAGGAAATGTTAGTGTTGTAGACAATCAGCATAGCTCATTTAAGCTAGCATGCATGGCTAAATGGGCCACAGCTCGTCTTATTGAAGCTAACAGGCTAACCTGGCCACACGCTTGTCTTATTTAAGCTAGCAAGCTAACAGGGCCACACGCTTGTATCATTGAAGCTAGCAGGCTAACCGGGCCACACGCATGTCTTATTGAAGCTAGCAGGCTAACCGGGCCACACGCATGTCTTATTGAAGCTAGCAGGCTAACCGGGCCACGTGCTCGTCTGATTGAAGCTAGCGGGCTAGTGGTCGCTATTAATTGTGTGGGGGAAGCAACCAGATCGAAGCTGGCTCCAacatttcaaacacacaaacgttaCACTGCCACCTCATTGGTTAAGAATCCTCTCTAACCCCGCCCTACAGGAGCTGTTCTACGAGGACCGCCACCTCATTGGTTAAGAATCCTCTCTAACCCCGCCCTACAGGAGCTGTTCTACGAGGACCGCCACCTCATTGGTTAAGACTCCTCTCTAACCCCGCCCTATAGGAGCTGTTCTACGAGGACCGCCACCTCATTGGTTAAGACTCCTCTCTAACCCCGCCCTATAGGAGCTGTTCTACGAGGACCGCCACCTCATTGGTTAAGACTCCTCTCTAACCCCGCCCTATAGGAGCTGTTCTACGAGGACCGCCACTACCACGAGCACTGCTTCCGCTGCTTCCGCTGCGAGCGCTCTCTGGCCGACGAGCCCTTCACCAGCCAGGAGGAGGCGCTGCTCTGCAACGACTGCTACTGCAGCGAGTTCTCCTCCAAATGCGTGGCCTGCGACCAGACTGTGATGCCcggtgaggagggggtggggtctAACTCTAgcccggggaggggggcggggggcggggtctaACTCGAgcccggggaggggggcggggggcggggtctgacCGGGAGCAGGTTGGTATATTCCAGTGTTGGGAGGAACCTGGGTGGCCCTTGGAGTATGGTGGTTATGGTGGCGTGGAATTGGAGTTCAATGTCATGTAACGCCTCCCATAGAACCCTGCCCTGCtaaaccccgccccctctgCAGGAAGCAGGAAGCTGGAGTACGGCGGCTCCACCTGGCacgagagctgcttcacctgcagCAGCTGTGAGCAGCCAATCGGCTCCAAGTCCTTCATCCCCGACAAGGACGAGCACTACTGCGTGCCCTGCTACGAGGACAAGTTCGCCCCGCGCTGCACCCGCTGTAAAAAGGTACCTCCACCCCTTCACCCTCTTGTAAACCtccaccccttcaccctcctgtaaacctccaccccttcaccctcctgtagaacctccaccccttcaccctcctgtagaacctccaccccttcaccctccggtagaacctccaccccttcaccctcctgtagaacctccaccccttcaccctcctgtagaacctccaccccttcaccctccggtagaacctccaccccttcaccctcctgtagaacctccaccccttcaccctccGGTAGAACCTCCACCCTTTCACCCTCCTGTAGAACCtccaccccttcaccctcctGTAGAACCTCCACCCCTTCACCTTCTTGTAGAACCTCCACCCTTTCACCCTCCTGTAAACCtccaccccttcaccctcctgtagaacctccaccccttcaccctccggtagaacctccaccccttcaccctcctgtagaacctccaccccttcaccctccGGTAGAACAtccaccccttcaccctcctgtagaacctccaccccttcaccctccggtagaacctccaccccttcaccctccggtagaacctccaccccttcaccctcctgtagaacctccaccccttcaccctccggtagaacctccaccccttcaccctcctgtagaacctccaccccttcaccctccGGTAGAACCTCCACCCCATTCACTCTCCGGTAGAACCtccaccccttcaccctccGGTAGAACCTCACCCTCCTGTAGAACCtccaccccttcaccctcctgtagaacctccaccccttcaccctcctGTAGAACCTCCACCCCTTCACCCTCTTGTAGAACCTCCACCTCTTCACCCTCCTGTAAACCTCCACCCATTCACCCTCCGGTAGAACCTCCACCCCTTTACCCTCCGGTAGAACCTCCACCCTTTCACCCTCCTGTAAACCtccaccccttcaccctccGGTAGAACCTCCACCCTTTCACCCTCCTGTAAACCtccaccccttcaccctcctGTAAACCTCCACCCATTCACCCTCCGGTAGAACCTCCACCCCTTTACCCTCCTGTATAACCTCCACCCCATTCACTCTCCGGTAGAACCtccaccccttcaccctccGGTAGAACCTCACCCTCCTGTAGAACCTCCACCACTTCACCCTCCTGTAGAACCtccaccccttcaccctcctgtagaacctccaccctccctcctggGTTAGTCCAGTGCTGCTAAaggtccctcctccacccctccagaaccagaaccatGGGCCTAACCCTCG
Above is a genomic segment from Gadus morhua chromosome 6, gadMor3.0, whole genome shotgun sequence containing:
- the fhl3a gene encoding four and a half LIM domains protein 3, with the translated sequence MADRFDCAHCKESLYGRKYIQSEERPHCIPCYDSLFSNTCDECKELIAHDARELFYEDRHYHEHCFRCFRCERSLADEPFTSQEEALLCNDCYCSEFSSKCVACDQTVMPGSRKLEYGGSTWHESCFTCSSCEQPIGSKSFIPDKDEHYCVPCYEDKFAPRCTRCKKTLAKGGVTYRDEPWHKECFVCTSCQSQLAGQHFTSRDDVPYCLKCFSSLYSKKCEACSKPITGFGGGKYVSFEERQWHQSCFTCTACSVTLVGAGFFPDGDRILCRECNSSL